One part of the Humulus lupulus chromosome 9, drHumLupu1.1, whole genome shotgun sequence genome encodes these proteins:
- the LOC133802607 gene encoding acetylglutamate kinase, chloroplastic, producing MLAAKTLVKVPQNLSFLSSDSKSLKFRNSKSPNLAYPSSPKSIRQKPIAATLSVANSVQQHGNSATPGQLRVDILSESLPFIQKFRGKTIVVKYGGAAMKSESLQASVVNDLVLLSCVGLRPVLVHGGGPEINLWLKRLNIEVNFHDGLRVTDDKTMEIVSMVLAGKVNKNLVSLINQAGVKAIGLCGTDGRVVTARPAANAAKLGFVGEVARVDPTILWSIVNDGHIPVIASVAADEFGQQYNINADTVAGELAAALGAEKLILLTDVAGILEDRNDPSSLVKEVDIRKVKKMMEEGKIGGGMIPKVNCCVRSLAQGVRTASIIDGRVPHSLLLEILTDEGAGTMITG from the coding sequence atgttaGCCGCTAAAACGCTAGTAAAAGTCCCACAAAATCTCTCGTTTCTTTCATCGGATTCAAAATCCCTCAAATTCCGAAACTCCAAAAGCCCTAATTTGGCCTATCCATCTTCCCCAAAGTCTATTCGTCAAAAACCAATCGCTGCCACTCTCTCTGTCGCAAACTCAGTCCAACAACATGGAAACTCAGCCACCCCAGGTCAGCTTCGAGTAGATATTCTCTCCGAGTCGCTCCCCTTCATCCAAAAATTTAGGGGCAAGACCATCGTTGTCAAGTACGGTGGTGCTGCCATGAAATCGGAGTCACTCCAGGCCTCGGTCGTCAACGACCTTGTCCTATTGTCGTGTGTGGGACTCCGGCCTGTCCTGGTCCACGGCGGTGGGCCTGAGATCAACCTCTGGCTCAAACGGCTCAACATTGAGGTCAACTTCCATGATGGCCTTCGAGTCACCGACGATAAGACAATGGAGATAGTTTCTATGGTCTTGGCTGGAAAAGTGAACAAGAATCTAGTCTCTCTGATCAACCAGGCTGGGGTCAAGGCCATTGGGCTTTGCGGCACTGATGGGCGGGTTGTCACGGCTAGGCCTGCTGCCAACGCGGCTAAATTGGGATTTGTTGGGGAGGTGGCCCGGGTTGACCCGACCATACTCTGGTCTATTGTCAACGACGGTCACATTCCAGTGATTGCCTCAGTGGCTGCTGATGAGTTCGGGCAGCAGTACAATATCAATGCTGACACGGTGGCTGGAGAATTGGCAGCGGCATTGGGTGCTGAGAAGCTGATTTTGTTGACCGACGTGGCTGGAATTCTAGAAGACCGGAACGATCCAAGTAGCTTAGTGAAGGAGGTTGACATAAGAAAGGTGAAGAAGATGATGGAAGAGGGGAAGATTGGTGGTGGAATGATTCCGAAGGTGAATTGCTGCGTCCGGTCCCTGGCACAGGGAGTCCGGACGGCGAGTATCATTGATGGCAGAGTGCCACACTCGCTGCTGCTCGAGATTTTAACTGATGAAGGGGCTGGTACAATGATCACCGGGTAA